A region of Oncorhynchus masou masou isolate Uvic2021 chromosome 29, UVic_Omas_1.1, whole genome shotgun sequence DNA encodes the following proteins:
- the LOC135519240 gene encoding leucine-rich repeat-containing protein 63 isoform X3, translated as MPSERARLLRRPLPPKKNPPIVKSLPSPILSELAALIRMEVQTQMMCRRSCLGDGTCRSEQKSVEIWVPPGERQAVQKQENLYLGTEVILNSVTTKHFQGSRRTHSPFRHSGEGINPSELAILDCLTEGGKALTLKAHFIALLPDLTPLAQSLLYLNLSFNDFTIFPVEVYELTQLEVLKMRDNPIEEIPTGIHRLTRLKTFVISFCKITSLPSESESCAVGPTYRLYQLPTLQFLDVSYNLLSSLTNDIRKLRTLEYLNVEGNQLPGLPCGALRLSLTQLRISNNYMHPYFWKSCSWNSPQDLQHSATMTLSLTDTCLRYASLPPEAQMALSRVGVCDCCRGPMYGPGLKVIRPCYNIFGLHRVPFIFYACTPACHWNFKIQTKSLSSLLYGEDTTHNSEQLT; from the exons ATGCCATCAGAACGTGCAAGGCTTCTTCGGAGGCCGTTGCCCCCTAAAAAGAATCCCCCCATTGTGAAATCACTTCCTTCGCCTATACTTTCAG AGCTGGCAGCATTGATCCGTATGGAGGTGCAAACTCAGATGATGTGTCGGCGGAGCTGTTTGGGAGATGGGACCTGCAGGTCTGAACAGAAGTCTGTGGAGATATGGGTACCCCCAGGGGAAAGACAAGCTGTTCAGAAGCAGGAAAATCTATACCTAG GAACGGAGGTGATCCTGAACTCTGTGACTACCAAGCACTTCCAGGGCTCTCGGCGGACCCACTCCCCGTTCAGGCACTCTGGAGAGGGCATCAACCCATCTGAGCTGGCCATACTGGACTGTCTGACAGAGGGGGGCAAGGCACTCACCCTGAAG GCCCACTTCATTGCCCTGCTTCCTGATCTGACTCCTCTGGCCCAGAGCCTTCTCTACCTCAACCTGTCCTTCAATGACTTCACTATCTTCCCAGTGGAG GTGTATGAGCTCACACAGTTGGAGGTGCTGAAGATGAGAGACAACCCCATAGAGGAGATTCCTACCGGCATCCACAGACTCACCAGGCTCAAAACCTTTGTCATCTCCTTCTGCAAGATCACCTCCCTGCCGTCAGA ATCTGAGTCCTGTGCTGTTGGTCCTACCTACAGGCTGTACCAGCTGCCCACCCTGCAGTTTCTAGATGTATCCTACAACCTTCTCTCATCCCTAACAAATGACATCAGAAAACTCAG GACTCTGGAGTACCTGAATGTGGAGGGGAACCAGCTGCCTGGCCTGCCCTGTGGGGCCCTGCGCCTCTCCCTCACCCAGCTCAGGATCTCCAACAACTACATGCACCCCTACTTTTGGAAGAGCTGCAGCTGGAACTCTCCCCAGGATCTGCAACACTCAGCCACTATgaccctctctctcacagacacctgTCTGCGCTACGCCAGCCTTCCCCCTGAGGCACAGATGGCCCTTAGCAG ggtgggtgtgtgtgactgctgtaggGGTCCTATGTACGGACCTGGACTCAAGGTAATCCGGCCCTGCTACAATATCTTCGGACTACACAGGGTGCCCTTTATCTTCTATGCCTGCACCCCAGCATGCCACTGGAACTTCAAGATCCAGACCAAGAGTCTCTCCAGTCTTCTGTATGGAGAAGACACAACTCACAATAGTGAACAACTAACATGA
- the LOC135519240 gene encoding uncharacterized protein LOC135519240 isoform X2, giving the protein MPSERARLLRRPLPPKKNPPIVKSLPSPILSGTIIDSLPSTERRDLKDSATGRSESSYHMLPLWDYDPAAFRVAPTPLTSVPSMQIPKIIEGFPCKPPRTLPKIPLLDLLKSDPRYIPFPPIFSFNDFLRDPKGGFGAQSLEGLKKVALSRCNYRKLVGLFLMELHKGQQTEVSKQLMSTEKLPEAKTRIPQKQIICELAALIRMEVQTQMMCRRSCLGDGTCRSEQKSVEIWVPPGERQAVQKQENLYLGTEVILNSVTTKHFQGSRRTHSPFRHSGEGINPSELAILDCLTEGGKALTLKAHFIALLPDLTPLAQSLLYLNLSFNDFTIFPVEVYELTQLEVLKMRDNPIEEIPTGIHRLTRLKTFVISFCKITSLPSELYQLPTLQFLDVSYNLLSSLTNDIRKLRTLEYLNVEGNQLPGLPCGALRLSLTQLRISNNYMHPYFWKSCSWNSPQDLQHSATMTLSLTDTCLRYASLPPEAQMALSRVGVCDCCRGPMYGPGLKVIRPCYNIFGLHRVPFIFYACTPACHWNFKIQTKSLSSLLYGEDTTHNSEQLT; this is encoded by the exons ATGCCATCAGAACGTGCAAGGCTTCTTCGGAGGCCGTTGCCCCCTAAAAAGAATCCCCCCATTGTGAAATCACTTCCTTCGCCTATACTTTCAG GTACAATCATAGACTCATTGCCCTCAACAGAGAGAAGGGATCTGAAGGACAGTGCCACCGGGCGGAGTGAGTCAAGCTACCACATGCTTCCTCTTTGGGACTATGACCCTGCAGCCTTTCGGGTGGCTCCCACTCCTCTGACCTCGGTCCCATCCATGCAAATACCTAAAATAATTGAGGGATTCCCCTGTAAACCTCCACGCACTCTCCCCAAAATCCCCCTCCTCGACCTCCTCAAGTCAGACCCCAGATACATCCCCTTTCCCCCTATTTTTAGCTTCAATGACTTTCTGCGGGACCCTAAAGGCGGCTTTGGGGCTCAGTCACTAGAGGGCCTGAAGAAAGTGGCACTGTCTCGCTGCAACTACAGGAAGCTGGTTGGGCTTTTCCTGATGGAGCTGCACAAAGGGCAGCAGACTGAGGTGTCTAAGCAGCTGATGTCCACTGAGAAATTGCCAGAGGCCAAGACCAGGATCCCACAGAAGCAAATCATATGCG AGCTGGCAGCATTGATCCGTATGGAGGTGCAAACTCAGATGATGTGTCGGCGGAGCTGTTTGGGAGATGGGACCTGCAGGTCTGAACAGAAGTCTGTGGAGATATGGGTACCCCCAGGGGAAAGACAAGCTGTTCAGAAGCAGGAAAATCTATACCTAG GAACGGAGGTGATCCTGAACTCTGTGACTACCAAGCACTTCCAGGGCTCTCGGCGGACCCACTCCCCGTTCAGGCACTCTGGAGAGGGCATCAACCCATCTGAGCTGGCCATACTGGACTGTCTGACAGAGGGGGGCAAGGCACTCACCCTGAAG GCCCACTTCATTGCCCTGCTTCCTGATCTGACTCCTCTGGCCCAGAGCCTTCTCTACCTCAACCTGTCCTTCAATGACTTCACTATCTTCCCAGTGGAG GTGTATGAGCTCACACAGTTGGAGGTGCTGAAGATGAGAGACAACCCCATAGAGGAGATTCCTACCGGCATCCACAGACTCACCAGGCTCAAAACCTTTGTCATCTCCTTCTGCAAGATCACCTCCCTGCCGTCAGA GCTGTACCAGCTGCCCACCCTGCAGTTTCTAGATGTATCCTACAACCTTCTCTCATCCCTAACAAATGACATCAGAAAACTCAG GACTCTGGAGTACCTGAATGTGGAGGGGAACCAGCTGCCTGGCCTGCCCTGTGGGGCCCTGCGCCTCTCCCTCACCCAGCTCAGGATCTCCAACAACTACATGCACCCCTACTTTTGGAAGAGCTGCAGCTGGAACTCTCCCCAGGATCTGCAACACTCAGCCACTATgaccctctctctcacagacacctgTCTGCGCTACGCCAGCCTTCCCCCTGAGGCACAGATGGCCCTTAGCAG ggtgggtgtgtgtgactgctgtaggGGTCCTATGTACGGACCTGGACTCAAGGTAATCCGGCCCTGCTACAATATCTTCGGACTACACAGGGTGCCCTTTATCTTCTATGCCTGCACCCCAGCATGCCACTGGAACTTCAAGATCCAGACCAAGAGTCTCTCCAGTCTTCTGTATGGAGAAGACACAACTCACAATAGTGAACAACTAACATGA
- the lcp1 gene encoding plastin-2 yields the protein MAAPAQISQDELEELREAFAKIDVDSHGHIGTDELNDLFKAANLPLPGYRVREIIQDLTKTGDLHDGKVTFNEFANVVHGLKSTEVAKTFKKAINKKEGIYAVAGTSEQSSSGTQHSYSEEEKVAFVNWVNKALEKDPDCKHVLPMDPTTNDLFTAVGDGIVLCKMINQSVPDTIDERTINKKKLTPFTIQENLNLALNSASAIGCHVVNIGAEDLKEGRQHLVLGLLWQVIKIGLFADIEISRNEALIALLRDGESLEDLMKLSPEELLLRWANYHLEEAGCSKINNFSSDIKDSKAYYNILNQVAPKGDEEGIPLIAIDISGIREKEDIKRAECMLEQADRLGCRQFVTATDVVRGNPKLNLAYIANLFNKYPALKKPENQDIDWSSIEGETREERTFRNWMNSLGVNPRVNHLYVDIDDALVIFQLYEKINVPVDWDRVNKPPYSKLGSNMKKLENCNYAVELGKNEAKFSLVGIAGQDLNEGNRKLTQALLWQLMRRYTLNILEELGDGQKVNDDTIVTWVNDTLTQAGKGTISGFKDGSIATSMPVLDLIDAIQPGSIRYDLIKVEDLTEEEKLNNAKYAISMARKIGARVYALPEDLVEVKPKMVMTVFACLMARGMKRV from the exons ATGGCTGCTCCAGCACAGATCTCTCAGGATGAGTTGGAGGAACTGAGAGAAGCCTTTGCTAAGATCG ATGTTGATTCTCACGGCCACATTGGCACAGATGAGCTCAATGACCTGTTCAAAGCTGCCAACCTGCCATTGCCAGGATACAGAGTCCGAGAGATTATCCAGGATCTTACCAAGACAGGAGACCTGCATGACGGCAAAGTCACCTTCAACGAGTTTGCCAAT GTGGTCCATGGACTGAAGAGCACAGAGGTGGCGAAGACCTTCAAGAAAGCTATCAACAAGAAGGAGGGCATCTATGCTGTAGCAGGAACCTCAGAGCAGTCCAGCTCAGGCACACAGCACTCCTACTCAG aggaggagaaggtggcttTTGTGAACTGGGTGAATAAGGCATTGGAGAAAGACCCAGACTGCAAGCATGTCCTCCCCATGGACCCCACCACTAACGACCTGTTCACCGCTGTCGGAGATGGGATCGTTCTATG TAAGATGATCAATCAGTCTGTTCCGGACACCATCGATGAGAGAACCATCAACAAGAAGAAGCTCACACCCTTCACCATCCAG GAGAATCTGAACCTGGCTCTAAACTCTGCGTCGGCCATCGGCTGCCATGTGGTAAACATCGGAGCAGAGGACCTGAAGGAAGGCAGGCAGCATCTGGTCCTAGGCCTGCTCTGGCAGGTCATCAAGATCGGCTTGTTCGCAGACATTGAGATCAGCAGAAACgaag ctcTGATAGCCCtgctgagggatggggagagCCTGGAGGACCTGATGAAGCTTTCCCCAGAGGAGCTGCTGCTGCGTTGGGCCAACTACCACCTGGAGGAGGCCGGCTGCTCCAAGATCAACAACTTCAGCTCTGACATCAAG GATTCCAAGGCCTACTACAACATCCTGAACCAAGTGGCCCctaagggagatgaggagggaatCCCTCTGATTGCCATCGACATTTCAGGGATAAGG GAGAAAGAGGACATAAAGAGAGCAGAGTGCATGTTGGAGCAGGCTGACCGTCTTGGCTGCCGACAGTTTGTTACAGCAACCGACGTAGTCCGCGGCAACCCCAAGCTGAACTTGGCATACATTGCCAACCTGTTTAATAAGTATCCTGCCCTGAAGAAGCCAGAGAACCAGGACATTGACTGGAGCTCCATCGAGG GTGAGACCAGAGAGGAGCGCACCTTCAGAAACTGGATGAACTCCCTGGGGGTCAACCCTCGTGTCAACCACCTCTATGT GGACATAGATGATGCTTTGGTCATCTTCCAGCTCTATGAGAAGATCAATGTGCCAGTGGATTGGGACAGAGTAAACAAACCCCCATACTCCAAACTGGGCAGCAACATGAAGAAG TTGGAGAACTGTAACTATGCAGTGGAGCTGGGGAAGAATGAGGCTAAGTTCTCCCTGGTGGGAATTGCTGGACAGGACCTGAACGAGGGCAACCGAAAACTCACCCAGGCCCTGCTGTGGCAGCTGATGAGGAG gTACACGTTGAACATTCTGGAGGAGCTTGGTGACGGGCAGAAGGTGAATGACGACACCATCGTCACCTGGGTCAacgacacactcacacaggctgGCAAGGGCACCATCTCTGGATTCAAG GATGGGTCCATAGCCACCAGTATGCCAGTCCTGGACCTGATTGATGCCATCCAGCCAGGCTCCATCCGCTATGACCTAATCAAGGTGGAGGACCTGACTGAGGAAGAGAAGCTCAATAACGCCAA GTATGCCATCTCCATGGCCAGGAAGATCGGAGCGCGGGTGTACGCCCTGCCTGAGGACCTAGTGGAGGTGAAACCTAAGATGGTGATGACAGTGTTCGCCTGCCTGATGGCCCGGGGCATGAAGAGGGTGTAG
- the LOC135519238 gene encoding GDP-Man:Man(3)GlcNAc(2)-PP-Dol alpha-1,2-mannosyltransferase-like, with amino-acid sequence MAGHDHHRDHLSLCLCDLIRLLWSMVLPCVYLSLVLALLLFLLVMGVRIWLQRSRKARLAQNSSPTVAFFHPYCNAGGGGERVLWCALRVLQNRYPNVSFVVYTGDHGVTGEQILEGAQQRFNIRLPHPVTFIFLKNRLLVEASSYPHFTLLGQSMGSMFLGWEALTAFVPDLYMDSMGYAFTLPIFRYLGGCRVGSYVHYPTVSTDMLSVVRERNPRFNNADYISANPLLSMAKVMYYCAFALIYGLAGSCSDVVMVNSTWTLGHILALWRAPSRTGVVYPPCDVRSFLNIPLEDEVEGEGLGDRKCHSIVSVGQFRPEKDHRLQIRAFRKLLDRKGVGPGGRDSLRLVLIGGCRNQEDDDRVLMLRGLCQELGVTERVEFKLNVPFDELKRELVDATIGLHTMWNEHFGIGVVECMAAGTVILAHKSGGPKLDIVVPYEGGQTGFLADSEDSYATAMETILALSPSARLEIRRNARRSVDRFSDQEFDASFLSSMESLMGKLE; translated from the exons ATGGCTGGCCATGATCATCATCGTGACCATCTGTCTCTGTGCTTATGTGACTTAATCAG ATTACTATGGTCCATGGTGCTGCCATGCGTGTATCTGAGCTTGGTGCTGGCGCTGCTCCTGTTTCTACTCGTCATGGGTGTCCGAATATGGCTGCAGAGGAGTCGGAAAGCCCGCCTGGCTCAGAACAGTTCCCCAACTGTGGCCTTCTTCCACCCCTACTGCAATGCAGGAGGGGGCGGGGAGCGGGTGCTCTGGTGTGCCCTCAGAGTGCTTCAGAATAG ATACCCAAACGTTTCATTCGTTGTGTACACCGGTGACCATGGGGTGACAGGGGAGCAGATCCTCGAGGGCGCCCAACAACGCTTCAACATCAGGCTGCCTCATCCAGTGACTTTCATATTTCTGAAGAACCGTCTCCTGGTGGAGGCTAGCTCCTACCCCCACTTCACCCTGCTGGGGCAGAGCATGGGCTCAATGTTCCTGGGCTGGGAGGCCCTCACTGCCTTTGTACCAGACCTCTATATGGACTCCATGGGCTATGCCTTCACTCTGCCCATCTTCCGCTACCTGGGAGGATGCAGGGTGGGCAGCTATGTGCACTACCCCACCGTCAGTACTGACATGCTGtctgtggtgagagagagaaacccaaG GTTCAACAATGCAGACTACATCTCTGCTAACCCTCTTCTTAGTATGGCCAAGGTGATGTACTACTGTGCCTTTGCTCTGATCTACGGCCTAGCTGGCTCCTGCAGCGACGTCGTCATGGTCAACTCTACCTGGACACTGGGCCACATCCTGGCCCTGTGGCGCGCACCCAGCCGCACCGGTGTGGTCTACCCTCCCTGTGACGTCCGCTCCTTCCTCAACATCCCATTGGAGGATGAGGTAgaaggggaggggcttggtgaCAGGAAGTGCCATTCGATAGTGTCCGTGGGTCAGTTCCGACCAGAGAAAGACCACCGGCTGCAGATTAGGGCCTTCCGGAAGCTTCTGGACAGGAAAGGGGTAGGTCCAGGCGGGCGGGATTCTCTGAGGCTGGTGTTGATTGGTGGCTGCCGTAACCAGGAGGATGATGATAGAGTGCTGATGCTGAGGGGGTTGTGCCAGGAGCTGGGTGTGACAGAAAGAGTTGAGTTTAAACTTAACGTTCCCTTTGATGAGTTAAAGCGGGAGCTGGTGGACGCCACCATTGGTCTGCACACCATGTGGAATGAGCATTTTGGCATAG gTGTGGTAGAATGTATGGCTGCAGGGACAGTCATTCTGGCTCACAAGTCCGGCGGCCCCAAGCTGGACATTGTGGTTCCCTATGAGGGCGGGCAGACTGGCTTCCTGGCCGACAGCGAGGACAGCTACGCTACTGCCATGGAGACCATCCTGGCACTGTCACCGTCGGCACGGCTGGAGATCCGGCGCAATGCTCGACGGTCTGTAGACCGTTTCTCCGACCAGGAGTTTGACGCCAGCTTCCTGTCTTCCATGGAATCACTGATGGGAAAGCTGGAGTGA
- the LOC135519240 gene encoding uncharacterized protein LOC135519240 isoform X1 codes for MPSERARLLRRPLPPKKNPPIVKSLPSPILSGTIIDSLPSTERRDLKDSATGRSESSYHMLPLWDYDPAAFRVAPTPLTSVPSMQIPKIIEGFPCKPPRTLPKIPLLDLLKSDPRYIPFPPIFSFNDFLRDPKGGFGAQSLEGLKKVALSRCNYRKLVGLFLMELHKGQQTEVSKQLMSTEKLPEAKTRIPQKQIICELAALIRMEVQTQMMCRRSCLGDGTCRSEQKSVEIWVPPGERQAVQKQENLYLGTEVILNSVTTKHFQGSRRTHSPFRHSGEGINPSELAILDCLTEGGKALTLKAHFIALLPDLTPLAQSLLYLNLSFNDFTIFPVEVYELTQLEVLKMRDNPIEEIPTGIHRLTRLKTFVISFCKITSLPSESESCAVGPTYRLYQLPTLQFLDVSYNLLSSLTNDIRKLRTLEYLNVEGNQLPGLPCGALRLSLTQLRISNNYMHPYFWKSCSWNSPQDLQHSATMTLSLTDTCLRYASLPPEAQMALSRVGVCDCCRGPMYGPGLKVIRPCYNIFGLHRVPFIFYACTPACHWNFKIQTKSLSSLLYGEDTTHNSEQLT; via the exons ATGCCATCAGAACGTGCAAGGCTTCTTCGGAGGCCGTTGCCCCCTAAAAAGAATCCCCCCATTGTGAAATCACTTCCTTCGCCTATACTTTCAG GTACAATCATAGACTCATTGCCCTCAACAGAGAGAAGGGATCTGAAGGACAGTGCCACCGGGCGGAGTGAGTCAAGCTACCACATGCTTCCTCTTTGGGACTATGACCCTGCAGCCTTTCGGGTGGCTCCCACTCCTCTGACCTCGGTCCCATCCATGCAAATACCTAAAATAATTGAGGGATTCCCCTGTAAACCTCCACGCACTCTCCCCAAAATCCCCCTCCTCGACCTCCTCAAGTCAGACCCCAGATACATCCCCTTTCCCCCTATTTTTAGCTTCAATGACTTTCTGCGGGACCCTAAAGGCGGCTTTGGGGCTCAGTCACTAGAGGGCCTGAAGAAAGTGGCACTGTCTCGCTGCAACTACAGGAAGCTGGTTGGGCTTTTCCTGATGGAGCTGCACAAAGGGCAGCAGACTGAGGTGTCTAAGCAGCTGATGTCCACTGAGAAATTGCCAGAGGCCAAGACCAGGATCCCACAGAAGCAAATCATATGCG AGCTGGCAGCATTGATCCGTATGGAGGTGCAAACTCAGATGATGTGTCGGCGGAGCTGTTTGGGAGATGGGACCTGCAGGTCTGAACAGAAGTCTGTGGAGATATGGGTACCCCCAGGGGAAAGACAAGCTGTTCAGAAGCAGGAAAATCTATACCTAG GAACGGAGGTGATCCTGAACTCTGTGACTACCAAGCACTTCCAGGGCTCTCGGCGGACCCACTCCCCGTTCAGGCACTCTGGAGAGGGCATCAACCCATCTGAGCTGGCCATACTGGACTGTCTGACAGAGGGGGGCAAGGCACTCACCCTGAAG GCCCACTTCATTGCCCTGCTTCCTGATCTGACTCCTCTGGCCCAGAGCCTTCTCTACCTCAACCTGTCCTTCAATGACTTCACTATCTTCCCAGTGGAG GTGTATGAGCTCACACAGTTGGAGGTGCTGAAGATGAGAGACAACCCCATAGAGGAGATTCCTACCGGCATCCACAGACTCACCAGGCTCAAAACCTTTGTCATCTCCTTCTGCAAGATCACCTCCCTGCCGTCAGA ATCTGAGTCCTGTGCTGTTGGTCCTACCTACAGGCTGTACCAGCTGCCCACCCTGCAGTTTCTAGATGTATCCTACAACCTTCTCTCATCCCTAACAAATGACATCAGAAAACTCAG GACTCTGGAGTACCTGAATGTGGAGGGGAACCAGCTGCCTGGCCTGCCCTGTGGGGCCCTGCGCCTCTCCCTCACCCAGCTCAGGATCTCCAACAACTACATGCACCCCTACTTTTGGAAGAGCTGCAGCTGGAACTCTCCCCAGGATCTGCAACACTCAGCCACTATgaccctctctctcacagacacctgTCTGCGCTACGCCAGCCTTCCCCCTGAGGCACAGATGGCCCTTAGCAG ggtgggtgtgtgtgactgctgtaggGGTCCTATGTACGGACCTGGACTCAAGGTAATCCGGCCCTGCTACAATATCTTCGGACTACACAGGGTGCCCTTTATCTTCTATGCCTGCACCCCAGCATGCCACTGGAACTTCAAGATCCAGACCAAGAGTCTCTCCAGTCTTCTGTATGGAGAAGACACAACTCACAATAGTGAACAACTAACATGA